In the Klebsiella aerogenes KCTC 2190 genome, one interval contains:
- a CDS encoding MurR/RpiR family transcriptional regulator, translated as MANNPTQLTILQDEIRRRYDTLSKRLKQVARYILDNSNSVAFDTVASIAQQADVPPSTLIRFANAFGFSGFNEMKQMFRQHLMEETANYTERARLFRQTTNDETTPPETPTEILNMFSMVNTQALQQLAMQTSGEDLNRAVDLLADAENIYVIGLRRSFSVASYLTYALRHLDRKAFLIDGLGGMFTEQLSLVGPKDVVVAVSFSPYAREVVELVELGAQRKARQIAITDSQVSPLAAFSDVCFVVREAQVDGFRSQVASLCLAQTLAVSLALNSSKEPQQHRA; from the coding sequence ATGGCTAATAATCCGACCCAACTGACCATCCTGCAGGATGAAATCAGACGGCGCTACGACACGCTCAGCAAACGTCTGAAGCAGGTGGCGCGCTATATACTGGATAACAGTAATAGCGTTGCTTTCGATACCGTAGCCTCCATTGCGCAACAGGCTGACGTTCCGCCCTCAACGCTGATTCGCTTCGCTAACGCCTTTGGCTTCAGCGGCTTTAACGAAATGAAGCAGATGTTCAGGCAGCATCTGATGGAAGAGACCGCCAACTACACCGAGCGCGCGCGTCTGTTCCGCCAGACGACTAACGACGAAACAACCCCGCCGGAAACGCCGACGGAAATCCTCAACATGTTCAGCATGGTCAATACCCAGGCGCTGCAGCAACTGGCAATGCAGACCTCCGGCGAAGATCTCAACCGGGCGGTAGATTTACTGGCGGATGCGGAAAATATCTATGTTATCGGTCTGCGTCGCTCGTTCAGCGTCGCCTCTTACCTGACCTACGCGCTGCGCCATCTGGATCGCAAAGCCTTTCTGATCGACGGCCTTGGCGGGATGTTCACCGAGCAGCTCAGTCTGGTGGGGCCGAAGGATGTGGTCGTGGCGGTGAGCTTCTCGCCTTATGCCCGTGAAGTGGTGGAGCTGGTTGAGCTTGGCGCCCAGCGCAAGGCGCGACAAATCGCCATTACCGATAGCCAGGTAAGCCCGCTTGCCGCCTTCAGTGATGTGTGCTTTGTGGTGCGTGAAGCGCAGGTCGATGGTTTCCGTTCACAGGTGGCCTCGCTGTGCCTGGCGCAGACGCTGGCGGTATCGCTGGCATTGAATAGCAGCAAAGAGCCGCAGCAGCACCGCGCCTGA
- a CDS encoding bifunctional 5-dehydro-2-deoxygluconokinase/5-dehydro-2-deoxyphosphogluconate aldolase, with protein sequence MNAAVKRLDVICIGRVAVDLYAQQIGARLEDVASFAKYLGGSSGNVAFGTAIQGLKSAMLARVGDEHNGRFLRETLRRAGVDTEYLITDKERLTALVMLGIKDQDTFPLIFYRDNCADMALTPDDINEEYIASSRALAVTGTHLSHANTRDAVLKALEYARRHGLRTALDIDYRPVLWGLTSLGDGETRFIESGPVTRQLQEVLHLFDLVVGTEEEFHIAGGSTDTLTALKNVRHATKATLVCKRGPMGCVVLEGAIPDSWDEVPLQQGVRVEVLNVLGAGDAFMSGLLRGWLNDEGWEQACRYANACGALVVSRHGCAPAMPTKVELDDYLSRADAVPRPDIDARLNHLHRVTSRRQPWPELCIFAFDHRKQLADLALETGRDPACIPELKLLLLAAAEAAATEAGLDRRSGILADGTYGQRSLNAITGKGWWIGRPIELPSSRPLRLEHGNIGSQLIDWPLEHVVKCLVFYHPDDPAALRAEQDALLLEVWQACNKSGHELLLEVILPENGPDKDERHYHTMLEHFYQLGIQPDWWKLPPLASAQWERISALIEREDPWCRGILLLGLDAPSDRLRSGFAEAAGHPMIKGFAVGRTIFGQPSRRWMQGELDDAALIDEVKRNYLRLIGYWREARG encoded by the coding sequence ATGAATGCAGCAGTTAAGCGGCTCGACGTCATCTGTATTGGCCGGGTGGCCGTCGATCTCTACGCCCAGCAGATAGGGGCAAGGTTGGAAGATGTGGCCAGTTTCGCCAAGTATCTCGGCGGTTCCTCGGGCAATGTCGCCTTTGGTACCGCGATTCAGGGATTAAAATCGGCGATGCTGGCGCGGGTGGGCGATGAGCATAACGGCCGGTTTCTACGTGAAACCCTCCGCCGCGCAGGTGTCGATACCGAATATCTGATCACGGATAAAGAACGGCTGACCGCGTTGGTGATGCTGGGCATTAAGGATCAGGATACCTTCCCGCTGATTTTCTACCGCGACAACTGCGCCGATATGGCGCTGACGCCTGACGATATCAATGAGGAGTACATCGCCTCTTCACGCGCTCTGGCGGTGACCGGCACCCACCTTTCACACGCCAATACCCGCGATGCGGTACTGAAGGCGCTGGAATACGCCCGCCGCCACGGCCTGCGTACCGCGCTGGATATCGATTACCGTCCGGTGCTGTGGGGGCTTACTTCGCTGGGCGACGGTGAAACGCGTTTCATTGAGTCGGGTCCGGTGACCCGTCAGTTGCAGGAAGTTCTGCACCTGTTCGATTTAGTCGTCGGCACTGAAGAGGAGTTTCATATCGCCGGCGGCAGCACCGATACCCTCACCGCGCTGAAAAACGTTCGCCATGCCACCAAAGCGACGCTGGTCTGCAAGCGCGGGCCGATGGGTTGCGTGGTGCTGGAGGGCGCCATCCCGGATAGCTGGGACGAAGTGCCGTTGCAGCAAGGCGTTCGCGTCGAAGTACTCAACGTGCTCGGTGCCGGCGATGCTTTTATGTCCGGGCTACTGCGCGGCTGGCTTAACGATGAGGGCTGGGAGCAGGCCTGCCGCTACGCCAACGCCTGCGGCGCCTTAGTGGTTTCGCGCCACGGCTGCGCGCCGGCGATGCCGACAAAAGTAGAGCTTGATGATTATTTATCGCGGGCCGATGCCGTTCCGCGCCCGGATATCGACGCGCGGTTAAATCATTTGCACCGGGTGACCAGCCGACGCCAGCCGTGGCCGGAACTGTGTATCTTCGCCTTTGACCATCGTAAACAGCTGGCGGATCTGGCATTAGAAACCGGGCGCGACCCGGCCTGTATTCCCGAACTCAAACTGCTGCTGTTGGCCGCCGCCGAGGCGGCCGCCACAGAGGCCGGGCTGGATCGGCGCAGCGGCATCCTCGCCGATGGTACCTATGGTCAACGTTCACTTAACGCCATTACCGGTAAAGGCTGGTGGATCGGTCGGCCGATTGAGCTCCCCAGCTCGCGTCCGCTACGACTTGAACATGGTAATATTGGCTCACAGCTGATCGACTGGCCGCTTGAGCACGTCGTCAAATGCCTGGTCTTTTACCACCCGGATGACCCGGCGGCGCTGCGCGCCGAGCAGGATGCGCTGCTGCTGGAAGTCTGGCAGGCCTGCAATAAGTCCGGGCACGAGCTGCTATTGGAAGTGATCCTGCCGGAGAACGGACCGGACAAAGATGAACGCCACTACCACACTATGCTGGAGCACTTCTATCAGTTGGGCATCCAGCCGGACTGGTGGAAGCTGCCGCCGCTGGCCAGCGCCCAGTGGGAGCGGATCTCAGCGCTTATCGAGCGCGAAGATCCGTGGTGCCGGGGCATCCTGCTCCTGGGGCTGGATGCGCCATCGGATCGATTGCGTTCAGGTTTCGCCGAAGCGGCCGGGCACCCGATGATCAAGGGTTTTGCCGTCGGCCGAACCATCTTTGGCCAGCCTTCGCGCCGCTGGATGCAGGGCGAACTGGATGACGCAGCGCTAATCGATGAAGTGAAACGCAACTATCTACGGCTCATCGGCTACTGGCGCGAAGCGCGCGGCTAA
- the iolD gene encoding 3D-(3,5/4)-trihydroxycyclohexane-1,2-dione acylhydrolase (decyclizing): protein MGKLRLTMAQALVKFLDNQYLEVDGEAQKFVKGIFAIFGHGNVLGLGQALEENSGELRVYQGRNEQGMAHAATGFARQSLRRQIIACTSSIGPGAANMITAAATATANRIPLLLLPGDVFATRQPDPVLQQIEQSYDLSITTNDAFRAVSKYWDRIIRPEQLMSACINAMRVLTDPAETGAVTLCLPQDVQGEVWDYPESFFARRVHRLDRRPPSAAQLADAVAAIKASRKPLIVCGGGVKYSAAGEALVSFAERYDIPFAETQAGKGTVVSSHPLNVGGVGETGCLAANLLAKEADLVIGIGTRFSDFTTSSKWIFQSPGVRFLNVNVSNFDAWKLDGIPMLADAREALSALSAALANESWQAEWGAQIASVQSRQMKETQRVYQAVWQETDFVPEIDDHIDRESVYREFRQITDSTLTQSSVLGLLNESLAADAVIVAAAGSLPGDLQRVWRNRAPNTYHVEYGYSCMGYEVNAALGVKLAQPQSEVYSLVGDGSFMMLHSELVTSLQERAKINVILLDNMANGCINNLQLEHGMDSFGTEFRYRSAENGQLQGGLVPVDFATIASGYGCKTWRVTTLDELRHALDAARRETVSTLIDIKVLPKTMVHKYGSWWNVGVAQTALSERIRKVAEMINEKRAQARDY, encoded by the coding sequence ATGGGCAAACTGAGACTGACAATGGCGCAGGCGCTGGTGAAGTTCCTTGATAACCAGTATCTGGAGGTGGACGGCGAAGCGCAGAAATTCGTGAAAGGGATTTTCGCTATTTTTGGTCACGGCAACGTGTTGGGCTTAGGCCAGGCGCTGGAAGAGAACAGCGGCGAACTGCGGGTTTACCAGGGGCGTAATGAACAAGGCATGGCCCATGCGGCCACCGGCTTTGCCCGCCAGTCACTGCGCCGGCAGATCATTGCCTGCACTTCTTCCATCGGTCCGGGAGCGGCCAACATGATCACCGCCGCGGCGACGGCAACGGCCAACCGTATCCCGTTGTTATTACTGCCGGGCGATGTATTCGCCACCCGCCAGCCGGACCCGGTACTGCAGCAAATCGAACAGAGCTACGATCTGAGTATCACGACTAACGACGCATTTCGCGCGGTGAGTAAGTACTGGGATCGTATTATCCGCCCGGAACAGCTCATGAGCGCCTGCATTAATGCCATGCGCGTGCTGACGGATCCGGCGGAAACCGGCGCCGTCACCTTGTGTCTGCCGCAGGACGTGCAGGGTGAAGTCTGGGATTATCCCGAGTCCTTTTTTGCCCGCCGTGTCCACCGTCTGGATCGCCGTCCGCCAAGCGCGGCGCAGTTGGCGGATGCGGTAGCGGCAATTAAAGCCAGCCGTAAACCGCTCATCGTCTGCGGCGGCGGCGTGAAATATTCCGCGGCAGGCGAAGCGCTGGTGAGCTTCGCCGAACGTTACGACATCCCGTTTGCGGAAACGCAGGCCGGAAAGGGCACGGTGGTTTCATCGCATCCGCTGAACGTCGGCGGCGTTGGCGAAACGGGCTGTCTGGCTGCCAACCTGTTGGCGAAAGAAGCCGATTTGGTCATCGGTATCGGCACACGTTTTAGCGATTTTACCACCTCCTCGAAATGGATATTCCAATCCCCGGGCGTGCGCTTTCTTAACGTTAACGTCAGTAATTTTGATGCCTGGAAGCTGGACGGCATCCCAATGCTGGCGGACGCCCGCGAGGCGCTAAGCGCGCTCAGCGCCGCGCTGGCGAACGAGTCCTGGCAGGCAGAATGGGGCGCGCAGATTGCAAGCGTCCAGAGCCGGCAGATGAAAGAGACCCAGCGCGTCTATCAGGCGGTCTGGCAGGAAACGGATTTCGTACCAGAAATTGATGACCATATTGACCGTGAATCGGTATATCGCGAATTCCGTCAAATCACGGATTCTACCCTGACGCAAAGCAGCGTTCTTGGCTTGCTGAACGAGTCGCTGGCGGCGGATGCGGTCATTGTGGCGGCGGCGGGCAGCCTGCCGGGGGATTTACAACGCGTCTGGCGCAACCGCGCGCCGAATACCTATCACGTCGAGTACGGCTACTCGTGCATGGGCTATGAGGTCAACGCCGCCCTCGGCGTTAAGCTGGCGCAGCCGCAGAGCGAAGTCTATTCGCTGGTCGGCGATGGCTCCTTCATGATGCTGCACTCTGAGCTGGTCACCTCCCTGCAGGAGCGGGCGAAGATCAACGTCATCCTGCTCGACAACATGGCGAACGGCTGCATCAACAACCTGCAGCTGGAACACGGTATGGATAGCTTTGGCACCGAGTTCCGCTACCGCTCGGCGGAAAACGGCCAGCTGCAGGGCGGGCTGGTACCGGTAGATTTCGCCACGATTGCTTCCGGCTACGGCTGCAAGACCTGGCGGGTCACCACCCTCGATGAGCTTCGCCACGCGCTGGATGCCGCTCGCCGTGAAACCGTCAGCACGCTTATCGACATTAAAGTACTGCCGAAAACCATGGTCCACAAATACGGTAGCTGGTGGAACGTTGGCGTGGCGCAGACGGCGCTGTCGGAACGTATCCGTAAAGTCGCTGAAATGATTAATGAAAAACGCGCCCAGGCGCGGGATTACTAA
- a CDS encoding Gfo/Idh/MocA family protein translates to MSLKLGVIGAGAIGKEHIRRCTQVLQGATVVAVSDINADNARAAVALPGVQAEVYADGHDVIKASDVDAVLVTSWDPTHEEYTLAAIEAGKPVFCEKPLAMSAEGCRRIVDAEMKAGRRLVQVGFMRPYDEGYLALKKVIDDGDIGAPLMLRCAHRNQSVGENYTTDMAITNTLIHELDVLRWLLNDDYRSVQVRFPRSTSHTHARLKDPQIVSFETKKGTLIDVEVFVNCQYGYDIQCEVVGETGIARLPEPSAVEMRKAASLSTAILTDWKDRFIKAYDVELQAFINDVKAGKLQGPSAWDGYAASVAADACLKAQECNEPVAVSLPECPAFYQR, encoded by the coding sequence ATGTCACTCAAATTAGGTGTCATCGGCGCAGGCGCCATCGGTAAAGAACATATCCGTCGCTGCACCCAGGTCCTACAGGGGGCGACCGTGGTCGCCGTTTCCGATATCAACGCCGATAACGCCCGTGCGGCAGTAGCGCTGCCGGGCGTGCAGGCGGAAGTCTACGCCGACGGTCATGATGTGATTAAAGCCAGCGACGTTGACGCCGTGCTGGTGACCTCCTGGGATCCAACCCATGAAGAGTACACCCTGGCGGCTATTGAGGCCGGTAAGCCCGTCTTTTGCGAAAAGCCGTTGGCGATGAGCGCGGAAGGCTGCCGCCGCATCGTTGATGCTGAAATGAAAGCCGGGCGTCGCCTGGTGCAGGTCGGCTTTATGCGCCCGTACGATGAAGGCTATCTGGCGCTGAAGAAAGTCATTGATGACGGCGATATCGGCGCGCCGCTGATGCTGCGCTGCGCCCACCGCAACCAGTCGGTCGGCGAGAACTACACCACCGATATGGCGATCACCAACACCCTGATCCACGAGCTGGACGTGCTGCGCTGGCTGCTAAATGACGACTACCGCTCCGTACAGGTACGCTTCCCGCGCTCGACCTCCCATACCCATGCGCGGCTGAAAGACCCTCAGATAGTCTCGTTTGAAACGAAAAAGGGCACCCTGATCGACGTCGAAGTCTTCGTAAATTGCCAGTACGGCTACGACATCCAGTGCGAAGTCGTTGGCGAAACGGGCATTGCGCGCCTGCCGGAACCGTCGGCGGTGGAGATGCGTAAAGCCGCCAGCCTGTCGACAGCCATCCTCACCGACTGGAAAGACCGTTTCATCAAAGCCTACGACGTCGAACTGCAGGCATTTATCAATGATGTGAAAGCCGGCAAGCTGCAGGGCCCCTCCGCCTGGGACGGTTATGCGGCATCGGTTGCCGCCGACGCCTGTCTGAAGGCGCAGGAGTGCAACGAACCGGTAGCTGTGTCGCTGCCTGAGTGCCCGGCATTCTACCAACGCTAA
- a CDS encoding sugar phosphate isomerase/epimerase family protein yields MKIAFDVDVIRDLGITRMVQQVAEWGYKYIEQSPHPQINPFYKHPRASREIMAEYKQALRDNGVELSSFICVYRWSGPDELRRQAAVKNWKRLIEVAVEMGVQVINTEFSGDPNQPEICEEMFYRSMEELLPIFEREGIRVEIQAHPWDFCEENNETVDIVKSFRSDNVKYVYSVPHTFFYDKGKGEVEKMLRYAGQDLSHVLIADTRNHTKHCRYIVNPPGVDAAVHQHVGVGEGDVDFDALFRTLRDMRFAEQTFKVGGEPIVCTSLFGYPEKMKYQAVETRELIERELLRR; encoded by the coding sequence ATGAAAATTGCTTTTGATGTCGATGTGATTCGCGATCTCGGGATCACCAGAATGGTTCAGCAGGTGGCGGAGTGGGGCTACAAATACATTGAACAGTCGCCGCACCCGCAGATTAACCCATTCTACAAACATCCGCGCGCCAGCCGGGAGATCATGGCCGAGTATAAGCAGGCGCTGCGTGACAACGGCGTTGAACTCTCCTCGTTCATCTGCGTTTATCGCTGGTCCGGCCCGGATGAGCTGCGCCGTCAGGCGGCGGTGAAGAACTGGAAGCGGCTCATCGAAGTAGCGGTAGAGATGGGCGTGCAGGTTATCAACACCGAATTTTCTGGCGATCCTAACCAGCCGGAAATTTGCGAAGAAATGTTCTACCGCTCGATGGAAGAATTACTGCCGATATTCGAACGTGAAGGTATCCGCGTCGAAATCCAGGCCCACCCGTGGGACTTCTGCGAAGAAAACAACGAGACGGTGGATATCGTGAAGTCCTTCCGTAGCGACAACGTGAAGTACGTCTACAGCGTGCCGCACACCTTCTTCTACGACAAAGGTAAAGGTGAAGTCGAGAAGATGCTGCGCTATGCCGGTCAGGACCTGTCGCACGTGCTGATTGCCGATACCCGCAATCACACCAAACACTGCCGCTATATCGTTAATCCGCCGGGCGTTGACGCCGCCGTACACCAGCACGTCGGCGTCGGCGAGGGGGATGTCGATTTCGATGCTCTGTTCCGCACCCTGCGCGATATGCGCTTCGCTGAACAGACCTTCAAAGTTGGCGGTGAACCGATCGTCTGCACCTCGCTGTTTGGTTACCCGGAAAAGATGAAATACCAAGCCGTGGAAACGCGTGAACTTATCGAACGTGAACTGCTGCGCCGGTAA
- the iolE gene encoding myo-inosose-2 dehydratase has translation MNKENVKLAIAPIGWTNDDMPELGSENTFQQTVSEMALAGFTGSEVGSKYPRDPAVLKPMLDIRGMQICNAWFSTFFANGQREKTIDEFVNHMNFLHAMGAKVIGCSEQSGSIQGLDKPILGDVKPCFSDEEWQRVAEGYNALGKLAAEKGMQVCLHHHMGTGIQTAAEIDKFMSLVDERVFLLYDTGHAWYSEGGEAPMLAILKKYLPRINHVHLKDVRPAVIEQVRREGLSFLDGVKKGTFTVPGDGEIDFRPVFQLLDDYGYKGWMVVEAEQDPALANPFEYAVKARKYICETAGI, from the coding sequence ATGAACAAAGAGAACGTCAAACTGGCTATCGCCCCTATCGGTTGGACTAACGACGATATGCCTGAGCTGGGGAGCGAAAACACCTTCCAGCAAACGGTCAGCGAAATGGCGCTGGCCGGGTTTACCGGCAGCGAAGTCGGCAGCAAATATCCGCGCGACCCGGCGGTGCTGAAGCCGATGCTGGATATTCGCGGCATGCAGATTTGCAACGCCTGGTTCAGCACCTTCTTCGCGAATGGCCAAAGAGAAAAAACCATCGATGAATTCGTTAACCACATGAATTTCCTCCATGCGATGGGCGCGAAGGTGATTGGCTGCTCTGAACAAAGCGGCAGTATCCAGGGGCTCGATAAACCGATCCTCGGCGATGTAAAACCGTGCTTTAGCGACGAAGAGTGGCAGCGGGTAGCCGAAGGTTATAACGCGCTTGGCAAACTGGCGGCAGAGAAGGGGATGCAGGTTTGCCTGCATCACCATATGGGCACCGGCATTCAGACTGCCGCGGAGATCGACAAGTTTATGTCGCTGGTGGACGAACGCGTCTTCCTGCTCTACGACACCGGTCACGCCTGGTATTCAGAGGGCGGCGAGGCGCCGATGCTGGCGATCCTGAAAAAATATCTGCCGCGCATTAACCACGTGCATCTGAAAGACGTCCGCCCCGCGGTAATTGAGCAGGTGCGCCGCGAAGGGCTCTCATTCCTCGACGGCGTCAAGAAAGGCACCTTTACCGTACCGGGAGACGGCGAAATAGATTTCCGTCCGGTCTTCCAGTTGCTGGATGACTACGGCTACAAGGGGTGGATGGTAGTGGAAGCCGAACAAGACCCTGCGCTGGCGAACCCCTTCGAATACGCCGTAAAGGCGCGTAAGTACATCTGCGAAACGGCAGGAATCTGA
- a CDS encoding sugar porter family MFS transporter, giving the protein MSQEQYLTLNKASGPNSDAPATPFVKIVALIATLGGLLFGYDTGVISGALLFMGKELHLTPFTTGLVTSSLLFGAAFGALLSGHLASAAGRKKIILWLAVIFAIGAVGTALAPDVNWMIFFRLVLGVAVGGAAATVPVYIAEMAPANKRGQLVTLQELMIVSGQLLAYISNATFHELWGGESTWRWMLAVATLPAVLLWFGMMFMPDTPRWYAMKGRLAEARRVLERTRRKDDVEWELMEITETLDEQRNLGKPKIREIMTPWLFKLFMIGIGVAVIQQLTGVNTIMYYAPTVLTSVGMTDNAALFATIANGVVSVLMTFVGIWMLGKIGRRPMTMIGQFGCTACLVFIGAVSYLLPETVNGQPDALRAYMVLAGMLLFLSFQQGALSPVTWLLLSEIFPTRMRGMFMGGAVFSMWIANFLISLFFPILLAWVGLSGTFFIFAAIGIFGAIFVIKCVPETRNRSLEQIEHYLREKLDTSPAGKAYARKSWASSQADKI; this is encoded by the coding sequence ATGTCACAGGAACAATATCTCACACTCAATAAAGCGTCGGGGCCGAATAGCGACGCCCCGGCAACGCCGTTTGTTAAGATCGTTGCGTTGATTGCGACCTTAGGCGGTTTACTCTTTGGCTACGACACCGGGGTGATTTCCGGCGCCCTGCTGTTTATGGGTAAGGAACTGCATCTCACGCCCTTTACCACCGGGCTGGTGACCAGCTCACTGCTGTTCGGCGCCGCATTCGGCGCACTGCTTTCTGGCCATCTGGCCAGCGCCGCAGGCAGAAAGAAAATCATCCTCTGGCTGGCGGTGATCTTTGCTATCGGTGCGGTGGGAACCGCCCTCGCGCCGGACGTCAACTGGATGATTTTCTTCCGCCTGGTTCTCGGCGTAGCGGTTGGCGGCGCGGCGGCAACGGTGCCGGTTTACATCGCTGAGATGGCGCCGGCCAATAAACGCGGGCAACTGGTCACGCTGCAGGAGCTGATGATCGTCTCTGGACAGCTGCTGGCCTATATTTCTAACGCCACCTTCCATGAGCTGTGGGGCGGTGAAAGTACCTGGCGCTGGATGCTGGCGGTGGCGACGCTACCTGCCGTGCTGCTGTGGTTTGGCATGATGTTTATGCCGGATACCCCGCGCTGGTATGCGATGAAAGGCCGACTGGCGGAAGCACGCCGGGTGCTGGAGCGTACGCGGCGTAAAGATGATGTCGAGTGGGAGCTAATGGAGATTACGGAAACTCTCGACGAGCAGCGCAATCTTGGTAAGCCAAAAATTCGTGAAATCATGACCCCTTGGCTGTTTAAGCTGTTCATGATCGGTATCGGCGTGGCGGTTATTCAGCAGCTTACCGGCGTCAATACCATTATGTACTATGCGCCGACGGTGCTGACCTCGGTCGGTATGACCGATAACGCCGCGCTGTTCGCCACCATTGCCAACGGCGTGGTTTCGGTGCTGATGACCTTTGTCGGCATCTGGATGCTGGGGAAGATAGGTCGTCGCCCGATGACCATGATCGGCCAGTTCGGCTGTACTGCCTGCCTGGTGTTTATCGGCGCGGTGAGCTACCTGCTGCCGGAAACGGTCAATGGTCAGCCGGATGCGCTGCGCGCCTATATGGTACTGGCGGGAATGCTGCTGTTCCTGAGCTTCCAGCAGGGGGCGCTGTCGCCGGTGACCTGGCTGCTGTTGTCGGAAATTTTCCCAACCCGGATGCGCGGGATGTTTATGGGCGGGGCGGTGTTCTCAATGTGGATTGCCAACTTCCTGATCTCGCTGTTCTTCCCGATACTACTAGCGTGGGTCGGCCTCTCCGGAACCTTCTTTATCTTTGCGGCAATCGGCATCTTCGGCGCGATCTTCGTGATCAAATGCGTGCCGGAAACGCGCAACCGCAGCCTTGAGCAGATCGAGCACTATCTGCGCGAGAAGCTGGATACCAGCCCGGCGGGAAAAGCCTACGCGCGTAAATCCTGGGCTTCGTCGCAGGCGGATAAAATCTAA
- a CDS encoding ABC transporter substrate-binding protein, producing MFNPLTALTVGLSLALSGAALAKEKIDFMFPAPVDGKLTMEMTRVIKAFNDSQQDVEVRGIFTGNYDTTKIKAESAQKAGQPPALVIMSANFTTDLALKDEILPMDELFKYGDQKAGDFLQKEFWPAMHKNAQVMGTTYAIPFHNSTPILYYNKTLFDRAGIAQPPQTWAELLSDAKKLTDESKGQWGIMLPSTNDDYGGWIFSALVRANGGKYFNEDYPGEVYYNSPTAIGALRFWQDLIYKDKVMPSGVLNSKQISASFFSGKLGMAMLSTGALGFMRENSKDFELGVAMLPAKEQRAVPIGGASLVSFKGINDAQKKAAYQFLTYLVSPQVNGAWSRFTGYFSPRKASYDTPEMKAYLQQDPRAAIALEQLKYAHPWYSTWETVAVRKAMENQLAAVVNDAKVTPEAAVQAAQKEADALMKPYVDKTALGEVK from the coding sequence ATGTTTAACCCCTTAACCGCCCTGACGGTTGGGCTCAGCCTCGCTCTGAGCGGTGCGGCGCTGGCGAAAGAGAAAATAGACTTCATGTTCCCGGCTCCGGTAGACGGCAAGCTGACGATGGAGATGACACGCGTTATTAAAGCGTTCAACGACTCGCAGCAGGATGTCGAAGTACGCGGCATCTTCACCGGCAACTATGACACCACCAAGATCAAAGCCGAATCCGCACAGAAGGCCGGACAACCGCCGGCGCTGGTGATCATGTCCGCCAACTTCACTACCGATCTGGCGCTGAAGGATGAGATCCTGCCGATGGACGAACTATTTAAATATGGCGATCAAAAGGCTGGCGATTTTCTGCAAAAGGAGTTCTGGCCCGCGATGCATAAGAACGCCCAGGTGATGGGCACCACCTATGCGATCCCGTTCCATAACTCGACACCGATCCTCTACTACAACAAGACGCTGTTCGATCGGGCGGGGATCGCGCAACCACCGCAGACCTGGGCCGAGCTGCTGTCTGATGCCAAAAAGCTGACCGATGAGAGCAAAGGCCAGTGGGGGATCATGCTGCCGTCGACCAACGACGACTACGGCGGCTGGATCTTCTCGGCGCTGGTGCGCGCCAACGGCGGTAAATATTTCAATGAAGACTATCCGGGTGAGGTTTATTACAACTCGCCGACCGCTATCGGCGCTCTGCGCTTCTGGCAGGATCTGATCTACAAAGACAAAGTGATGCCTTCCGGGGTACTGAATTCGAAGCAGATCAGCGCTTCATTCTTCTCCGGCAAACTTGGCATGGCGATGCTCAGCACCGGCGCACTGGGCTTTATGCGCGAGAACAGTAAAGATTTTGAACTCGGTGTCGCCATGCTACCAGCCAAAGAGCAGCGCGCGGTGCCGATCGGCGGCGCCAGCCTGGTGAGCTTTAAAGGCATCAACGACGCGCAGAAGAAAGCGGCCTACCAGTTCCTGACTTATCTGGTGAGCCCGCAGGTAAACGGCGCGTGGAGCCGCTTTACCGGCTACTTTTCGCCGCGTAAGGCTTCTTACGATACGCCGGAGATGAAAGCTTATCTGCAGCAGGATCCACGAGCAGCGATCGCCCTTGAACAGCTGAAGTATGCGCATCCGTGGTACTCCACCTGGGAGACCGTCGCCGTGCGTAAGGCGATGGAGAACCAGCTGGCGGCGGTGGTCAACGATGCTAAAGTAACGCCGGAAGCCGCGGTACAGGCGGCGCAGAAGGAAGCTGACGCGCTAATGAAACCTTATGTTGATAAGACTGCGCTGGGAGAAGTGAAGTAG